Part of the Ictalurus furcatus strain D&B chromosome 10, Billie_1.0, whole genome shotgun sequence genome, GCAGTACTGTGCATAGTGAAGAAATGTCCTAACAAAAGTCTAATAAagattatttcattttagttcattttatttgCTGTCTTTACATCATGTATATTTTTCGGTGTTAAATAGTAGGCTAAGTTCAGCATAGGATGTATCACAATTTCATTCTAGACTTAAGTGGAGATAAATCTGACAATTGGATAGACTGAGGagaataaaattattttcttttgaagtgctagtgtgttgtgtgtgtgtgtgtgtgtgtgtgtgtgtgtgtgtgtgtgtgtgccatgctATAATTAATGTGAAGTTATGCAAAATAATGGAACTGAACTAATAAATCAGTAAACTGATCTTCACTGTCTATTTTCTTCATATTCTTCAATTTAttgcaactgaaaaaaaataaataaaataaatgatattcCATTAACTTAAAACATGAACTACATAACTACTTAAGTGTTTATGTGATTCTCCAAGCTCCAAACGTTCTCCAGGCTGAACTCTCACTTTGGAAAGGTTCACAGAGTTTTAATATTTCTGACCGACGGCAGTCAACTGAGAAAGGCAGAGACAGAACCAGTGAgagatcaagagagagagatcatgagagagagagagagagagagagagagagagagagagagagagagagatgggtgaAATGTACCTGCAGTGAGTTGAGGAGGATGAAGATGTAGGCTATGATGATGGAGAAAGGCACGAGAACTCCACACAGCCAGGTCAGGCCTAAAATTGGCATCAAAACCAGCACTGCTTTGACCCCCGCCCTGTGAAACACAGCAGATCTCTGACTATCAGTGCATAAAGGCTatatccaacacacacacacagaaaaaaaaattctcgcAAACATTTTTTCTTAATCACCCTTTCAGGGTCCTGCCAATCTCCACGGTTACTGGGCAGCCTGGCAACTCTCGTGGTCATTCCATACCTGACAAGTGCTACTGCTTAGTCTCACATTGTGACAATTTCCACACTAAATCGCTTTTAATTCTGTTTAGTGTAAAATTACCATCCAGTTCAAGTGACTGCTAAAATGAACCAGCTGTGAGGAAAGTCGGCCTCGGCGGATGAAGGAAGCATGGTGTTTGGATTTTCCCTCGTCGACGGCACGTTTGGCCACCGACTTTCAACGCCTGCATTGATATTTGCTCACACAGACCTACTGAGATTCACAGTTAAACTGCTTATACAGGCGGCCTTAATGTGTCACTTGCGTTTCAGATTCTGCACTTTCACTTGGCAGCTTAATTATTATGGTTGTTTACAATATCAAGAGGAAGCCAGAATATTTATAAGCCAATAAGACGGACTgctgggaagaagaaaaaacattcaATCCACAAAGGGCAGAGCAGTGTTCAGTTAATTTAGGAGTTAACGTTAAACGTAAAATGTTTGCTAGCCTGCGAAGCTTATTGACACTCTTTTAACTGCTATCAAAACTTAACAAAGTTCAATCATTTGATGGTAGTTTTGTAAAGAAAATCGATAAGGTCATAACCATAATTATTGAACATCATCAGTTCATCAGTTCATATTTGAACTTCATCAGTTAAGAAATGGCACCACCATGTGGAGACTGAAGACGGCTGAAATGATGAAAAGGTGGAAGTGGAAGAGATAGATCTGAGACAAGAGAATGAAACTTTACCTTATCTGTTCGGACACCTGTTCGATGGGACTAGTGCTGTCTGCCATCATCAGAGATCTTCTCTTGGCTGTGGAGATGGTGATGAAAACCACACGTGTCAACACCATCATGTTTACCTGCAggataaaaaattaaataaataaataaataaataaataaataaataaatagaaactttcttcattacacaaaataataatgaaagccTGGATAAAGCACACAAGGACTTGCATGTAATCAAATATAAGGCATACATATTATATTTCTAGTAGTTTCAATAGGCCAGACTGAACTGTGAATTTTAATCATGTAAGATGCAtttaccaaaacaaaacaaaaaaattaggCAAGATGACAAACATCTTGAGATCTAATTGAGCTCAATTCTATTATGTGAATATTTGTCATATATGTATGCTATATTATATTGTCTCTATATACTACCATTTCATATACTACCAAAATCAGGAAATGTATAAAAGGAACACAAGAGAGCAACTGTAATTGTTTgatgaatgtaaatataaatgtaaatctagaGACAAAATACCCAGTCGCACCATAATGATAAAGATGACTGGGCCAACAAAACTCCATATGACTCCATTGTGTACACTGAGCCAGCAGTACTTGTCTGCTGAGTAGTCCCCTGAGGCCGAGGCCAGAGTAATGGAGACTATCAGGACAGGAAGACCTGGTGGAATAAACTCATTACTATGATTAGCACACACAtattaatgtgtatatgtggaagaaaaaaaataagtaaaccccatggaaattgttggcttttttgacatatttggacaagcaaacatttgatcctctttgaaacagtgcctctTAATGATGTTGATATATCTGaccaaaaccacaaggaaaatgagctttttcaatcatttattcaacagaaatttcAATAGATATTATATTTGTCTGTGGAAAATATAAGTAcacctcagaagctagtattgcctccgttagtagaaataacttcttgtaggcgctTTGCACAATTATTccccaggcttgctggaattttttagcactcttccatgtaatattctttcagttgaatgatgtttgagggttttctaaCATGTACTGCCCTTTTCAAACCcacccccacaacatttcaatgggagtCAAActtgggctttgactaggccatgcctccatttcttctttttgagccattccttggtggatttgccagtgtgcttaggatcattatcctgttgaaaggtagACTTTTGGTTCAGCtgcaacttttggacagatggcctcacattatcttcaagcattctttgatatgatgcaaaatTCATAGGTGAACCAGTGAAtgaaagctgtccagtccctgaggagGCGAAGCAATCCCAAagcataacatttccaccaccatgcttcacagttggtatgaggtgcttctcctgaaaagctgtctttggtctgtgccaaacatgtatGCCCTTACTGTGGGCAAACAACTCTACCTTTGATTCGTcggtccagagcacattattccaaaggcctggtctttgcctacatGCTCGTTGGCAAActatagtcttgcaaaggctttttcctcgcacgcctcccatgcaggtcaaatttgtgcaatctcttccTGAttatagaagcatgcactttgacagcaacagttgcaagaccgcagatcctgtgatgcaattttggggttcttggagacttctttttgcatcagacggtctgctcatGGGCTCACTTTGGTGGGACggtcagtcctggacaaattggcagtcttTTAAAATCTGCgccacttgtagattattttccttacagtggaatgatgtatttcaaataatttggagatctttttaaatcacttGCCAGAcacataggcatccacaacattttttttctgaagagcTCTTTAgatcacacacctcaatagcaaagggaacactaGAAATGAGAGGGGTATACATAAGactggttccacctgcactccctaagcaggttctaatcactgccacccaatcttcaacacctgatgctaattttatggatttgaaggtgtgataaatgtaggactgtacttactttttccatgtgactgatctgtttgttgttaatttaaattgtgaaaattactacaaaatgtgtcattttatgtgtcatttgacagAGTGTATcaattttattaatatgcactgtttcaaagaggatcaaatgtttgtttgtccaaatatgtcaaaaaacacAACCGTTTCAATGGGATCGACTTGATTTTTCAcgactgtatatacagtatacttaaattatgcttttcttttgttctACTGTACTATACCAAATGTCCTGACTGTTTCATTGAAGGTTACACACTTGGTCATGAAGAAACTAATCTTAATATTTGCACTACTCAGCTGCACATTCTTTTCTGTTGCTACATATTTCCCACTTTGTTAGTCACCGGTAACATAAATTTCTgcaaaaatgcaaatgcattAAAAGATATTGGTCTACTCACTAACCTGATCAATAgcacttaataaaaaaaacatataaaaggtATCTATTGGATGAGGACATCGGCCCTATTACCCCAGCCAATCAGGTAGTAGTATTTCATGTGGCGATCCTCGCTCATGTTAACAGTCACCACCTTGCTCCAGAGCAGCAGCCCCTCCACCAACATCCAGCTAAACGCTGCCATGAAGAACAGATGGAGCAGAGCTGCCACCATTGTGCAGGCCACCTAAGGGCACAGGGTCACCAGGGAAGTGAGTTCAGAATGTAAAACAACCACATAGCAGTCACATGCCAGTTTAGTTTTCATAACAATTATGGCAGCAGGGCCACTACCAAGGACACGGAGGAACTGCTTGGGTTTATATGCTAGCTTTTATTCTACAAGAGCTTACTCTACAGCATAAAAacaaccagattttttttttttttttaaaaaggactgAATATTAATTTAGACATTACTGTACTATGTggctataattttatttataatcttcCTTATAATTGCATTTAATTACAGTTACACCTTTTTATGCTCATGAACTGTGCCACTTAAGCATGAGTAATATTATGAAAAATGGATATTTGTGTGtcatttgtgtgtatttattattttagcatTGCACATTACCTTATTATGAACGGCAGAGCCACTGCAGAGAAGGACTATTTGGGCAAAGGccagagagatgaacagattCTTGTGGATGGATGTCCTCTCTGATTTTGGAATACTGCATTGGTGCAGGAAATTGTATTCATTCACACAGTTTAGCATgtcgttttcatttttaaaataatttcagcAGACTAAATGTGCCGGAACTGATTAGGCACAAGCAGGccataaatcttttttttctgaaatcaGCTTGCCCAATACTGATTAGTCTTTTCCCATGAGACCATTGTGCTTAATTAACTTCTGTGTAATGTTAACATAAAACCTTCAGTTctgagcactgtgtgtgtgtgtgtgtgtgtgtatgtgattaggTGCTGAACACTAATTACCAGATTAGCAAGGTTCAATACTTCTTCTGCCTCAAAAACCGACTAAGATTGACCACTGAATATGGCTCAGATCACTTACGGCCATAAATGCTTGACAAATGTAGGCCAAAGACTAAAAACGTGAGGCAACACTATAAATGTGACAGTGGAAGTCAATGTTAAAACCTGAAGGAAATCTTTATATTCTATGTCTCCACTGTGTGAAATTAAGACGTTGCTGGTTTGTGGGGATCTAGAGAAAGCCACCccaacagacaaacacacacacacacacacacacacacacacatttacagggGTACTGTTGTTGTGGCATCGTATCCTTGGAAACCACTTACTCTAGCACGGTAAGCAGCATCAAGGTCACCACGAGAGCACAGAGTGATGCTCCTGATCCTATAAATGTCAGCTTGCTCAGAACCATCGCCTCCTCTTCACTCCACTGCCGAGACAGAGAGGAAAGACAAATAAAAGTCTCTCCCACTCACTCTATCCATCAGATGTCTAGATCAAGTCCTGAGTAATAAACTAGATATTTCCTGCAGCTGCTTGTTCTGGATGTTGATTAAAGcggtttttagaattttttttttttttttaaatggtcattACAAAGTTTTGGTGAGCGATTTGCAACACCATGTCCACCTGTGATTCAACAGAAATGATTATTGATCAACATGTTCAATTACACAGTTTTATAAGTGACATTCCTAATGATGATTTCAAGTTCTGCCAAATTCCCATTTCTTCTGTAAGCTAACAGAGACCTCTGCTGGACAGAGCTAGAGGGTATTCAAACAGATAAAAGGCATTCACTGGTTTTGATTGATTAGACTAGTGTAGAGAAAGCCAATTTGTCTGAAATAGCTAATctaattaaaattatataaacaaaaataaatggagTGTATGTATTAACCCTTTACACTTCTAGGACCTGACAACATTCACATTAGATTCActttatttactgaataattaattgcagctatgtaaaaaaaaaaagaaaagaaatgaaacacagtAGGTTATACAGTCATTTACTGGCAACCTGTAAAGTACAGtaacatttacagtaaacaactgtaaaatgtatttagagTAATATCATACATGATatatgtttgaaatcggtgttgtagacaaaaatataatcatgccgacatattaatttctttctttcgaaaattaacattttatttacaaaaaaaatatattgttttaaacggacgactcggagaaaaatattctgaaaagcagtcAATGAGAGtgcagcgtaggtgggaactcctttaataccgtTTAAaaagattcctcaagaaatcggtcgacaAAAtgtcaagaatacatttctggaaattctagccAAAAAGAGCGTCtactttaaaatattaaattatttagatttattttggattttttatcacaacataattcccatagttccatttgtgttactccagagttttgatgactattattattctataatatggaaataataaagaatgagtgtgtcaaaACTTTTAACTGGTGGTGTACCtataatgtaattaattttgacatttattttatttatttatttcattttaacgCCATGTCAGCAACCAGGCTATTCACATGGCAAACAAATCTACATCAATAGATATTCACGATATTAAATAAGTCACTTAAAATTTATACAAGATAAAAACTGTCAAATCTGCTcagatgttatttttatttattttaatttttaaaaatctattaaacAGGTCTCTGAATAAAAGCATTGTCTCAGAGTTCCAAAAGTTTAATTCAGTACTTATAAGAGTCATAAGGGTTTGGcaatgtatacagtacatatgggGGGATCTTCACCAGTCATTAAAAACACGTATTAGTCTTGAATGGCCCAGTTGGAATCTAGTAAAAACTATTTGGTCATGTCTAGATTTAAAATTTTGAGTGTAATTTCTTTGGATCCTGGGGTTTATTTCGTAATATTTATTGCACTTATTCCATTCTGACTGCCACTTATTGGTGatatacaaaattattttttttaaacttatataaaaatacaagaTATAATTTCAATAACATACCCTAGCCTCCATGTAATTCATGAGGATAGCAAAGTTGGTGGTGTGGTTGCAAAAGCAGGACGTGAGATTTGGTCCGGAGTACAACACTTTACAGCCTTTGTCTGACCAATCGCTCACACTGGGAGCTCTGAGAAACAGGgtataaaagttataaaagaCATTTGTTGGCATTACTTCCAGTAAGTTTTTGTCATTCACTTACACTGAACTGACATTCCAGAAAATACACAAAGGTGTGACCAGCTTGGAAGACTCCACCTGCAAGGAAAACAGATGTGTGATGTCATGCTACAATCAACTAACTAATGTGGTGTTATATAACATTTCAGAGATTCCAATCTATAAATATTCATCTCTATTATGGAATATTCCACTGCAGAATTTAGTCACTAAAAGCTGTTTGGATCAAGGctacatctacagtatattccAGACCTACTGTTTAATTCGACAAATATAATTGTCCTGTCTAGGAATGTAACTAGTATTACTCAGAAATATTGGATTGGTATTGGTCTAGATTTGACATATTTTCTCATCCGATCtactcatttatatattttatgctgtAAATATGTTGTGTATGTTGCACAGGTCTTACATGTGAACAGAATACACAAATTGCCTTAAAACTCACTGCTGTCATAGCCTCAGGAAAAGGTACTGGCTGATACTCTGAACTCCGATAGCTGAATTTTGTCAAAAATGGGGGGTAAAATGgggatcggtgcatccctaatcaCGTCTCATCGTTAaccatgttttttgggggggtttttgcACCACTAAAAGTCTTACAATGGTtgttcaattaatttttttcagattgGTATACAGATTGGTAGAGAATGGTACACCACAATGTTTGCAATGTCTGGTTTACTTACATAATCACGATTCCTCATTCGTGGTTGTTTGTATAcacataataatatatatgtatgtatgcatataaaAAAGAGCAAATGTTCCAGGTACATCGGCTTCCCAGACTTAATTAATTGTAGTCCTAACATAAAGCTAAAATTCATATCTCACATGTCCTATTATGAGGCTGAAAAGTGGCACATGCACAAGCAAACACATGTTCTTTTGAGATATAACACTGATATTCCATACCACTTTTACAGTAGACAAAGTATACTGCACAGACACTGGAATATTCTCTTCCCTCGACACATCTCGCACTGTGGCTGATATGACTGCTGTAGCCATGTGACCTGTCACAGATCTGAAAAaccaatatatttatattgaaagTTTTTACCACAATATACATTGATTCTATTTAATTCAttgaatcgttttttttttttctttcttttttaaaatattctgcAATATTAAATGCTCCTACTGTCCACTCTCTGTGTACTTGTTTGTAAATGCTTCTGATTCAGTTCTGGACAGCACCTCCATCACGTGGCTGTAGTAAGTATGAATGAACATCACATTCTTGTGACCTGCAAACAACAAGTTTGTCAAGTGTGGCCACCAACATTCAAGTAGCATTATTGTTGATTACATTTAAAGAGTTCCACTCaagtacagaaaaatatttttaaagtgcagatatttatatttcattaaaaggAATTCATGAACCTCAACCGAGTGCTCATCTGCGGTACAGTCCCAAGAATCAGTTTTTTGGAATATTCTAGATTTCAACACGGCAatcaaaataactgaaaaaagcatgatgtggtGGAACCTCTTTTACTGGCAGCAACTGTGACTAAACACTTTCTGTTTTGCTTGGCAGTTTGGAGGACTTTTTTGAAGTACAACAATCGTTTGCATGCATATTTTTGAAATGTCTTAAATAAATTTCATGTTTGGATATCAGGACTTACAGATTGAATCctgtgttttggattgttgtcaCAGTGCCTCCTTTGAGTTTCAGATCTCAAACCAGTGCTCTGCTGTATAATTCCAACATAGCATTTATTGGTTTTGTATTGACTGAGCTAGTCAGGCCCTGAGACAGCAAAGCTACATCACACTAAcacaatatatggccaaaagtatgtggacacctgcccatcacacctatatgtggttcttctccaaactgttaccaaaaagtctgaaacacacaattgtacagaatgtctttgtatgctgtagcattacaatttcccttcactgaaactaagaggcccaaacctgctccagcatgacaatgcccctgtgcacaaagcaagctccgtgaagacatggtttgccaaggttggagtgtgAGAACTCGAGTGGCTTGCAGAGACCCCTGATCTCAACCACACTGATCACCTTTGGGATTGGCTTCTCACCcgacatcagcacctgacctcactTATGCTCttttggctgaatgaacacaaatccccacagccatccTCCAAAtgctaatggaaagccttctcagaaagaAGAGTGCAGGTTATAATAACAGCACCgtctggaatggaatgttcaacagGCACCATGCTTGTGATTAGGTTTGGTGTTGGTATGTAGTGTTGTGTTTTCTACATAATGTGGTGTACATTTACCCAACACTTCAACTCAGCTTAGATTTGTTTAGCAAAGTGTGAACATTAAGAAATTTCTTCTTTAATCTAATCTGAACCCTGAACACTCCAACCACAAAGTATTATGgcgaaaaatattaaatggcacaAGTCTGAAATGAAATGCGTACTATAACAATATTTCTCACCTAGGGAATAAAGTCTCTGGACCTCTGTCTCTGAAATGAGGATTTCCTCTTGGCTCCTGGAGTGATTAACATGTGTTGAGGGTTTATACACATTACTGCAGTTAGCATGAGATAATTCTCGTGGCTCCATAAGAACATCTACAAAAACAACCACACCCATGTCATCCAATCattagtatgtactgtatacagtgtatCCGTAAACTGTAACCTAGCAGCCAGTTATTTCAAAACTTTAAAAGACTTCTTTAACTTTGGCATCCAAGTGCTCAATGAGCAGTTATAGCAAATCATATCAGAAATAACAAACAGGGGAAGAACATTAGTGAATTTGAAAGTTCAGAATTATAAAGTTCTATGCAATAATGCAACGACCtttcaaatattttaatgaaatacCATAGCCTTTCCATATTCATAACATTAGCACATTTTgcagatagaaccttataattCTCAGTATTGAATTTCTACCCTTTTGTCAAGGCAGCAAAATCATTCACAATACTTTACCTATGTTTTTGGTTAAAAGTGCAAAGCTTTTCATGTCTGCGAAGATTTTATCAGCCAGAGCCCAAAGTATTTTTTCAATACTCTCGATAACCATAAATGGTCTAAGGTTAATCtgcaaaaaacacatttaagtaTAGAACAGAAGTTAGTATGCACATATTGACATTACACATTTATCTCACACCACTGAACATTGGAACATACACCCAATGGCTTCATATCCAACCATTGCCTGGCCAAGACAGGATCAATGAGTCCACTGGCAAGGATCAGGTAGCTGGAAACCATGGACCTAAGGACTCCAGAAGGGACAGATGTTTTATTAACTTGAGAAGCTGCAGCCTGCTCAATGGTTTGAGTGAGGTGCAGCATGTCAGATGGTGTGATGATGTCTGGATCAGTCTCAATAGCCTCCAGAACAGATTGAGCAAGAGAACTCAGCCAATTCAATTCGTGCTCTGTGGATGAAGATGAATTATGGTCTTCCAACTCctatggaaagaaaaaatatttagcagTCTTCAGAGTAAACATGATAAGGTAAACTCTGATAagataaagctttaaaaatgtataaacagcCATGCTAGAGTTGCCGTGTATCGCAGATATGGAAGCTCTCCTACTCACAGGGTTGGCATGAAGATCTTTGCTGATTTGTGTAAAAAATGGGGTATTGGGAAATTTGGATGTGCCAATGTCACCCAAGAGCTCTATGATCAAAACAAGAAATATAATCATTAGCATAAAAGTAATCAATTTACACACTAACctaaacacaaaataatcaaTAAGCTGTGGATAGAGAATTTAACTTTAATAGACTAAATTTGAAGTAATCAACCAAAATATTTTGAGCAACAATGTTTGTGAAAGTTTCTGCAacttttaaagtttatttatgtataatcATTACCGTCACCACAATCCGTCATTTAAGTGATATTTCAGAAAACCTGTTTACTTGtaagttatttaaaatgtaaattaacaCTTATAtaagacatacagtatattactagAATATTTTCCATAATCTCTTTAATGAAGGCTGTTTGTAAACTAAGCTCTAAATTTGTATTAGGTCTGTTCATGCTTTCAGAGCTGAGACTACTTTTACAGAGGGAGGAATGTATCATACAGTAAAGACTAACTCATGCCTCCCTAGAGATATGTATAGCCAGCCAAACGGTGCATCACAGCTGTTACATTATTGGGATTCATGCTCACAATCTTCAGATAATAGGgcaaacgcttttctgttgcccCACTCAGGAGCAAAGATGCAGCTAGCTGCTAAGTTAGCTCTAGCCCATCTGTGGTGGCttttgaggtatgttttgggTCCTTGTCCTGTTCTAGAAGCTCTTTTCTATCTCAAGCTTCCGTTTCTTCACTGACTGTGTCACATATGCTTCCAAaatttgctgatatttactGGAATGCATTCTTACATCTACCTGTGAAATGTTTCCTGTGTCACAGGCTGTTACACAACCCATAATAGATTCGTCCGCAGACTTAACAGTTGGTAAGGTGTTCTTTTCATCAAATGctgctcctttttttctctccaaacaTATCTTTGGTGATTGTAGCCAAAGAACTACAATTTTACTTCATCAAATGCCTCTTAAATGATGACATCTCATATCTGATGACTCCTCCAAGTAGATCATGTTTGTGCAAGCAGTAGTAGAATAGTGCACCACCACTCCTGCCTCAGCTAAACCTTTCTTCACGTACTGTATTTAGTGTCATATGCAGGTCTTGCTTTGCTTTTCGGGTCAGCATATGGGCAGTTATACCTGAAAGTTTTCTTGCATTGAT contains:
- the LOC128613890 gene encoding adhesion G-protein coupled receptor D2, with the protein product MHLLKLLCSNVIVLIQHCIGKALALNVEIKSLWGNEEVYYEYHSARLRWHAVNELCIQRSGSLAVVRSAAEKQNLTDFLQSLNISEPVWIARRAPEINGTLILKFLDRRELQSARLLHKFSNMAAVTVCARLHFSPTCHGPSTVLSYSIRSFINEFQLRARIMPNQPVQLALLVHGKHGPYLSAFANDASWHSVCVSWTGNGGKWAISVDGQEVRRGISLYSSGYIGGGGIFIIGQEQDAFGSSFKSDEAFCGSITQLHMWDQVLDASEIRTMEKECSVIPSGLLFRWGRSRLEMTPSLQTHWGYIQCQEHSQMPKNENCITFHPGSGDWSWVNCDTQRGGVCQFHKELLGDIGTSKFPNTPFFTQISKDLHANPELEDHNSSSSTEHELNWLSSLAQSVLEAIETDPDIITPSDMLHLTQTIEQAAASQVNKTSVPSGVLRSMVSSYLILASGLIDPVLARQWLDMKPLGINLRPFMVIESIEKILWALADKIFADMKSFALLTKNIDVLMEPRELSHANCSNVYKPSTHVNHSRSQEEILISETEVQRLYSLGHKNVMFIHTYYSHVMEVLSRTESEAFTNKYTESGQSVTGHMATAVISATVRDVSREENIPVSVQYTLSTVKVVESSKLVTPLCIFWNVSSVAPSVSDWSDKGCKVLYSGPNLTSCFCNHTTNFAILMNYMEARWSEEEAMVLSKLTFIGSGASLCALVVTLMLLTVLDIPKSERTSIHKNLFISLAFAQIVLLCSGSAVHNKVACTMVAALLHLFFMAAFSWMLVEGLLLWSKVVTVNMSEDRHMKYYYLIGWGLPVLIVSITLASASGDYSADKYCWLSVHNGVIWSFVGPVIFIIMVNMMVLTRVVFITISTAKRRSLMMADSTSPIEQVSEQIRAGVKAVLVLMPILGLTWLCGVLVPFSIIIAYIFILLNSLQGLFIFLIYGVYNTEIRSTVNRIKERRKARNFSICGSSRLSSSITNSQPGSSPVPGTLGRHDFGANQPGSLSTSSDCGSLSFSTGSEYRAEPRPHLSYSDHSRSLYHPVALTSIIMKCFERLVMRHFKTLLPHSLDPLQFTYYTNRSTDDAESMERPLSAEHRWLIVEIVKSTKFFGVYLMENLTWNFTSSAFTFSKG